The window TTCCTTTACATCTTGCTTCTGTTGCACAGTTTTGCATGGATGGCGACACTGTTTCTCCTCGTGTCTTTTTGTAGTAGCCTTCACTTCTGTTCTCCATGGGCGCCAGTTTTCTTTAGACAAAACTTCCTTATACCATCTATCAGAGTACTTGTAGTGCCGAATCTTGCTAACCAGAGATTCAACAACTTAAAAAGGGGAAATTCCCTGATAAAGcaagttttaatatatattagattttgtttaaaatgtcatCATGGAAAAGGAAATATGACACCTAACTAACTGAACTGTGTGAGGTCTCTTTTCACACAACCATCTGGCATTTTGCATTTCTCAGCTCCGTATCACTTCCCAAAGGAGTTGATTAATTTTAACCAAATGTGATTCAATACAAAAGACCATCAGCGTGTATTTGAAGTTTAATTTGTTGAGTTCTTGAAACCTGTGGAGAAGGCtgtctgtgccaggcattttttGAGACACTTCTATGTGGTCCATGTCCATTTATCTTGGGAACATCTCAAAAAGGTGGGGATCATTATTCTCAtcttatagatggggaaactgagtctcagtcATCTCCCTGAACAGTATGGCAGTTCATGGAACCATTAGAATATGTGGACTTCTATAAGTAAACTCTTCTTTTTCAGGGAATAAGTTGCCACAGGAAATGTTGTACTAGTTCTCACTAGTAAATGACAGGCTTATACtgcattgtttttttattgtttgttttgtttttctactttaatatGTGGTAAGGGGTACGTTTTGAGGACGGTACACTCATGACTgtcatacaaatacaaaatagacttgtaaaaaaatattacttaactCATTAATTGATGATGAATCAATAAACTTATAAAATCAGTTCAAAGAGAATTTCAGGTGCAACACAGGTAAACAAAAAAACGAAGAATcgggctggccctgtggctcaggtggttggagctctgtgctcctaactccaaggtcgccggtttgattcccacctggACCAGttaactgcgccctctacagctaagattgtgaacgatggctctccctggagctgagctgccgtgagcagcccgAGGTCAGCGTGACCTGCCGCGGGCTGCGGGCTgctggctgctgtgctgccaggagcagccagtggccagcgtgagcggccggcagccggcaagagctgccggAGCTGCTGTGAACAGCTGACAGACCGGCGACCGattgcctcagccggggggagcgcaaggctcataataccagcatgggccagggagctgtgtcctatacaactaggctgagaaacaacggcttgcaCCGGagtggtggggggaaggggaaggcaaaaaaaaaaaagaaaaagaaaaggaagaatcaatTGCACCTCCCCTAGACACGTGTGTCTCTATGGACAAGAGCCAGTTACGAAACTGTCAACTTGTGGAATTCTCAAGTAGATTAgttaagaacaataaaaagaatctGGAAAGGGGTGCTTATAATTCCTAGTAAGCCacctaatgatttttttttttcttttttggcccaTTTCaaagtcaccattttccctgacATTTGTCTTCTTTATTATGTTGCCTTTTAAAATGAGCATGTACTTTTTGGAAGCTGTAGGTAACGCAGTGAATGACTTAGCTCTCACTGTGTTGATGGTTATCGTTGGTTTTTAACCCCCTGGGGTCATGAAAATCCACACACACCAAAATTTACATTCAGTATCAGGTTAAAGATCCCCTCAaaactttgttcttttgtgttaGGGCCTCTATCTGTGTAACCTAAGGTGGTTTTTGGGTTAAGGTGCCTGGcacttgtcttttctctctggatAAGATTGCCTCCAGCTAGCTGCCCATGGCCATTCCTTCTGACCCTTCCAGGGCAGCCCCTACCCCGCCATACCCCACCCTACCTCCACCCCATTGGAATCTCTGATGCTTGGCTATCTGTGaccctctcccttctcctacatacactccctttttctttctttttgtttgctgtttctttctctatCCTATTGAATTCCCCACTTTCCAAGTATTGAGTGTGGAGGCTGGTGTCACAGATACATCACCTGCGATTCGGACTATTTCTTCTGGAGCACTACCGAATCCCAGGGTAGGGAGGTCAACTCTTAGCCTGTTGACTTCTTGTGTTTACAGCTAGTTATGGCCACTTTCTTATCCTCAAAGCTGTCTTTTTATTAAGCCCCATTCAGATTTGGAATTACTCAGATGCAAGACAGACTACAACAGCCAGACATGGTCTCCAAATTGTCTTCTTTCCCATCCTTTCTGATACTGGGCCCACTGGATCAAATTTTAACTAGGCAAGAATTAGCAATGACGTAAATGTGCATCTGAGGTCACCTTTTAAAAGTTCCAGGTATAACAAATTTGATGGGtgaagaaattatatatttgctGGTGAGGTTGTAAAGAAATAACTTGAGTGCTTGACTGTATTAATGATTTCTTAGCTGGAGTGATATTATGGGGAATTTTTGgtaatttcagaaaattatagtttttcattaatattataaaaaggggatttttttgtttgtttgtttggggttttttttgccttCTGAGCACTTTTTATCGTGTACGTGGGGGTCAGTATATTTTTACCATCAATGTTTATCTCCAAATTTATAATTGTTGATGGTGAAACCGGGATCCCCTGAATATCAGTTTGCTTTTCAGCAAACATTGCTGAAATGGACTATTTGGTTAAGTCAAGAAAGGGGATACAGAGACCTGGAGGGGGCAGTAAGATAAGTAGGTGTGAAATCTTACAACTATTTCTATAATACCCTTGTAAATAGTTTTAACAAAATAGTAATAatcctttgtatatttttgacATATGGCATCATTTTTCATTAGTCAACACGTACACGTATATTAACAAAATAGTAATAatcctttgtatatttttgacATATGGCATCATTTTTCATTAGTCAACACGTACACGTATATTTTCGAACACAggtgaactcatcctaaaagGTAAAACATTGAGCCCTTTGTCCTTTGAGAACATCTCCTGTTCACCTTTTAGTTGTTCCCCCAGGATATACCTTTGGTCCATCCCTCTGATACAAGCTTAAGCAGAGACCCAGTCGGAGGGAGCGGCAAGCCTGTGTTTAATCTTCCACTGTAGCTCAGTCAGAACCGTTGCACGCTGCCTTCACGCTGAATATTTGTACTACTGTCCTCTGGTGTTTTCTCATTGTGCATAACAAATTTTTCCTCTTCATAAGAGCTGATGGATGACAGTAAGAGAAACCACACTGTGGAGTGCACTGAAAGGGAAGAAAGCTGCATAGTTAGCTAGCTAAAACAAATACCTGTTTCTctagcttttaaagaaaataaacaaaaacacccacatacatatgtatgtaagaCTCTCATTTTGCAAGTCAGCATGCCTTCATAGAGAAGTATTTGAGTAGAGTGAATAGAGGGGGAAATTGATTCTGCTTCTGTCACAGCACCACGTGTCCCCTACCCTCGTAGGCCCAGGGGATTGCACAGTGAGCAAGCTATTCAATGTTTGCTCTCAAAGAGCTTAGATTCTAGTAAGGagaaacagacattaaaaatTGAGGCAAGCGATGGGAAGTTCAGGAACAAAGAAGTGTGATTGTTAGCAAAGAATGGAAGTGGAGcatcattttctaatttacatttttttaattgtggaatattggggaacagtgtgtttttccagggtccatcagctccaagtcaagtcattttcaacctagttgtggagggtgcagctcactggcccatgtggggatcaaaccggcaaccctgttgttcagagctcgcactctaatcaactgagccatccggctaccccagatttacatttttgaaaacccTGGCTACTGTATGGGAAGATATTGGAAAGGGGCGTGGACTAGGGTGGTGTCCATCCGTGGAGAGGGAGGGTAGTGGAAAGAATTTAGAGAACTGAGGAAAGGCAGAATGGGGAGAGCTTGGTTCTAGACTGGGTATGGGAGAGGGGGGTATGGTGGATGACTTCCAGGTCTCTGACTTGAGTGAATGGATGGAAGGGATGCTATTAACTAAGATAGTAAAAAATGGAGGAGTACTTTGGGGGCAGGAGGAAACAAGGATTCTGTTTTGGACATGGTACATTTGAGATGCCTGCCAAATAGCcgaggaaaaggaaaacattgaatGCATTTACAAAATGAATCCGGAAAGGAGGTCCGGGCTGAGTTGTAAGGTGGGGGTCGTTGGCACATGGGTGGTATCTGAAGCCATAGGAGTGAATGAGATCACACAAGGGTGAGGGTAGAGAGACACAGAAAAACTTAGTCCAGGACTGGCTCTGAGACATTCCAGGCCTTTAAGGGATCTGGTAGAGGAGGTGGAACTGACAAATGAGCCTGAGCAGAAATGGCTACAGGCAGTTAATTTGGTAGGGGAAAAACAATCATATTTCATAATCACACACCACACAGCCCTGGCCAGCAACTCTCAGCCACAACCCCCAGTTGGCTCTGAAAAAGCCTTCACTAGCGGTAGAAAAGAAATCTACTATAAGCATGGCTTCCCCGTCGGGGGAGAAAGagctttattctcattttaaaagatgactgcACATGATATAATCCAAAGAATAAAGTGAGAGTGTGAAGCTATTGCTGTGTCTCTAGGGGAAGGTTTGAAGTTCCTCTGGGACAAATGTGAAAGATTAACTTCAGAGATCAACTTCTCTGTCCCGGTTCAGACTTGGTCACCACCAAATGGGGAATAATCTTGCTTAGTTGGCAACATCCTTGCCTTTATCCTTTctcttgggggcgggggggaagttAAAGTGCTACACCATAGAGTTTTTGTTTGATCTTTGTGTTTGAAATTAAATGGGACATTtagatttaatgagaaaaatagctTACAAGAGGTGTGAACTCGCAAGTTCAGCCTTGGGAAAAGGTGCAAAGAGGCATCTTTCAAATCCATCGCCCTCTAGTTTTAGTTATTTCACAATGTACTCAGTATTTTGATCTACTAGACATTGCACTAAATCCCAGATGGGATTTTTGTGCCATGTtctaatacattaaaaacaaaatcaccttTCAACCTTATagcaaataaataattcttgaaaCCCTAAGTTATTTACTGTGTATGTGAAAACTTTGgagcatctttttcttttttttttaaatgctcacatTGTGAAATTTTTGAATCACAAACATTGTgatttttccccattatttttaagtgtacaagaTATTTCCCATCCACAGATCTAGAAATTGCATAAATAttcacctttgttttcttctacctatttttgctttaatttaattGATATATGGTGTGAAGTAAAGGTCTAAATTCGTATATTTTGTCCAAATAACCAACTGTGAACactgctatttttattaaatagccCTTTTCTTTTGCATCAATTTACAGTGTCTCATTTAtcatataaatacacaaacaaaaataatgcatattttctGGAGCATCCCTTTCTGTATAGACCAGGTTGGTTTATTTGTTGAGGTCCGTATCATAAGTTTAGTAATGGAAGATAGTCCCTGATCTTAGTATGGTAAGATTACCTATGTGTGGGCCATTTCTTTTGCTATCAGTTCTTTAGTTTGAATTAATCCATATGCTCTTTTGCAACCATTGAAGAATAGTAATAGAAATGCACTACagtttaaaagatgaaaacataaaaaagcttGGAAACCTTCACAAAGTTGCTATTTCTCAtgctttttcactttccttttctttctcaaagtatgtttcatttattcttctgcagtttcagttCATGTTTCAGAAGCTTAAATATTGACATTTGTTTGATGTACAATTTCTAATTCGATCAAGGCATTGTTTCAGGGTGTATGGCCCTatatattaatgaattaatgaatgatatTCTCTGGTCATCAGGAACTACTTTGCAGCTACGTATACTACATACCATGAGCTACTTTGACCCAAATTTCAAATCTAACATGGCAGTTCCACATTGAGGGAGTTGCTCTTATATATTCTCCCAACCTAGATTTGGGAACAGgtggctttttgttttctaaagttgCTAGCCTGTCCAAACTAGAAATAATTGTATGTATTGATGCCCTGACTCATTCCTACATACCTATACTtctaagccttttattttttgttactgaATGAATGCTTTCCAACACCCAGGCCTAAGCTTATACACTGGTGTATGCAGAGAGAATAGCTGGTCCTGGACCCAAAGCTGGAATAGATAGCCTAGGAGCTGCAGCGCTGAGGACcgtggagaagggagaaagctcAGTGGTAGTGGAGCAGCATACACAGAGTGGGGGAAGATTTTGGAGAAAAACTAAACCTGGTTTGGTacagaaccatttattgagcattttcacTGACTGGCTGTATGCTAGAGGCATCACGTATTGTCTCATTAATATTTAACACATACAACTATGATTATATGTATCTTAAACCTCTGTCAAATTAACTTATGACAATTCCAATAGTAAACTCTAAGCATCAGCTTTTTCTAAGTGTGTCGTTTCATGTAGCACATTTTATTAGCTCATACAGTATGTTTATATCCTCaaagcatataaaaatttaaagggaACACTATCCATTCATCAGAAATAGCAAGTGACAATAGGCTCTccaaggaatatttttttccaatactCAACTTCTGGGAGTGGAAATTCAGGGTGGTTAGGATAGCCACAATGGTAGGCACCGGCCAGTGTCTTCGGAAATTTGACTTTTTGTGGCTAGCTTGTAAAGCAGGGCTCTCCTTTGGAATTGCTACATGATTTTGCCACTTTATTCAAATTAATGGCTTTGTCATTTGTTCCTCTTACATTTAAGTGAATTTCTTTAAATTGTTCTTGATTACCGTTGGCCCAGAGAACAATTGTGGGGCCgattttatatgtgtttcttaTCAAATTAAACCAgggaaaaattacattaaaaacttaTTGCCTCTTGAgacatactatttttataatgagaaaaagttACTTTTATGAAAGTTGAACCCTTTAACTTCTAAAGAAAGTATTGACTACATAGCAGAAGGTAGAAACTGCTTGAATTGCCAACGATCCTAAAGATTATGCACAATCTGTAAATTTCACAAATGAGAATCTAATGCCTAGAAaggtaggaatttttaaaaatttcttttctggagGCAAACCATATAGTGGGACGATGAGAAGGAACATGCATCTTAATATCTGTTTCTTAAGTTGCTTCTCTTACTGCTActaactgatttttttattctccccccccccgcccctttgTTTCTAGTGGCCACAGATGTCTTTAATTCCAAAAACTTGGCCGTTCAGGCACAAAAGAAGATCTTGGGTAAAATGGTTTCCAAATCCATCGCTACCACCTTAATTGATGACACAAGCAGCGAAGTGCTAGATGAGCTCTACCGGGTGACCAAGGAGTACACCCAGAACAAGAAGGAGGCGGAGAAAATCATCAAAAACCTCATCAAAACGGTCATCAAGCTGGCCATTCTTTACAGGAATAATCAGTTTAATCAAGATGAGCTAGCACTGATggagaaatttaagaagaaagtTCATCAGCTTGCTATGACCGTGGTCAGTTTCCATCAGGTGGATTACACCTTTGACCGGAATGTGTTATCCAGGCTGCTAAATGAATGCAGAGAGATGCTTCACCAAATCATTCAGCGTCACCTCACCGCAAAGTCACACGGACGGGTTAATAATGTCTTTGATCATTTTTCAGATTGTGATTTTTTGGCTGCCTTGTACAATCCATTTGGGAATTTTAAACCCCACTTACAAAAACTTTGTGATGGTATCAACAAAATGTTGGATGAAGAGAACATATGAGCATGTGAATTAAGGTTGTGACTGCTCACGATTTATTTGAAGTTGGAGCTCTGTTGGTttatgaaggagaaaagaattttttGAAGATTGCATGTATTTCAGAAAGACTTTACCCACTTCAATTGTTGGACATTAATGATAATGTTCTCTGAGGCTcgttttatttgaagaaaagcaTGTTGCCAAAAATTGTGGTTAAAAGATGTTTGATTGTAATGCAAATACAGAGttatacaaaggaaaatatgtatGGCGCCAAACCTCAAGACATCTTTTTGTAGGGCAGTTGTGTTGGTGGCACATTGGATATTTCTAATGTGTACAGAGTTATGTATTTTGATTCACTTTTATTCCTTACTATGTATATGTACACCTTTAAAAAGCCAagatctttctcttgctgttatttctccttttgaaacTATTCCATTTTCAAGTCTACCTTTTGTTAAAGATTCTTTCGTTAAAGATTTTTGTCATTGACATTCAAGAATTAACTCTTACTTGAGAATTAAGACATTCAAGAATTAAGGCAGTCAAATTTGAACcctcaggaaaatagaaaaactgcttctctgaaattaatattgtaGAAACCAACTGTGTTTGACAATATGAATAATGTCTAATGTAAGAATATGCTTCTGGAATGGAGTCCTGTTTTTTAGTACCAACAGCAATATGTCCCACAACGTGATAATTCCCCTAAATGTAGTAACATTCCATTGCTTTAAAATGCTTGCTGAGGGcttaacttttatgttatgttgAAAATGTGCTGATGAAATCTCCATTTTTAATGTAAGAGACaaagataattttcaaatgtaagaGACAAAGAGAATGTCTAGATTATTCTTGATAAAAGTAAAtggctttaagaaaaataaaacaatctttattttagagatgagcccatgaaaataatttagaggGATGAGGGAGGGGCAAATGGGAAGAACGGATATTGCTACAGAACATGAGAATTAAAATTAATGCATTTCATTGTTTAATAAGGTTTgataggtaaataaataatgtcacttttttatttaactgataaggtttttgctaatttttttatttgctattttgatGAGTAAACCAAAGAGTATTTGCATTCCAagcaatttgtgttttatttctatataatctTATATGTGTGAATGCTCAAgttagtatttgtttattttgtaaaaaagaaatggaaatgtgcTGGCCAACTAtatcacctaccgtgtttccctgaaaataagacctagccggacaatcagttctaatgggtcttttggagcaaaaattaatataagacccagtcttattttactataacataagactgggttttacataatataatataatacaagaccgggtcttacgttaatttttgctccaaaagacgcattagagcttattgtcgtgctaggtcttattttcggggaaacatggtagtactcAACCACCAGCACTAAACATTTGCATTGTCACCGTGTTTGTGACTCTTTTGCCTTGAAATTGCCTGCCTCCCAGAATATTGACATTAAAGTAATAGTTCTCCAGGAAAGGCCCTACAACTGAAAATTCCACAGGTTGACCCACTACAACCTAGAAGAGGGCTCAGTTTCTCTGGGACCCTCATGTGCTTATCTAAGACAAGCAGCAGAGGCAAAGAGTATCTGTCTCCCTGTTTGATATTAAATGCTGACGTAAAGTTTTGAACTGAAATGACCATTCTCATTTCCCAGAGCTGGTAGGTGACCACTATATGTTATAGCAATAGCAAGGTGACA is drawn from Rhinolophus ferrumequinum isolate MPI-CBG mRhiFer1 chromosome 7, mRhiFer1_v1.p, whole genome shotgun sequence and contains these coding sequences:
- the TNFAIP8 gene encoding tumor necrosis factor alpha-induced protein 8 isoform X2, encoding MHSEVEESKEVATDVFNSKNLAVQAQKKILGKMVSKSIATTLIDDTSSEVLDELYRVTKEYTQNKKEAEKIIKNLIKTVIKLAILYRNNQFNQDELALMEKFKKKVHQLAMTVVSFHQVDYTFDRNVLSRLLNECREMLHQIIQRHLTAKSHGRVNNVFDHFSDCDFLAALYNPFGNFKPHLQKLCDGINKMLDEENI
- the TNFAIP8 gene encoding tumor necrosis factor alpha-induced protein 8 isoform X5; its protein translation is MATDVFNSKNLAVQAQKKILGKMVSKSIATTLIDDTSSEVLDELYRVTKEYTQNKKEAEKIIKNLIKTVIKLAILYRNNQFNQDELALMEKFKKKVHQLAMTVVSFHQVDYTFDRNVLSRLLNECREMLHQIIQRHLTAKSHGRVNNVFDHFSDCDFLAALYNPFGNFKPHLQKLCDGINKMLDEENI
- the TNFAIP8 gene encoding tumor necrosis factor alpha-induced protein 8 isoform X4; its protein translation is MLRLVATDVFNSKNLAVQAQKKILGKMVSKSIATTLIDDTSSEVLDELYRVTKEYTQNKKEAEKIIKNLIKTVIKLAILYRNNQFNQDELALMEKFKKKVHQLAMTVVSFHQVDYTFDRNVLSRLLNECREMLHQIIQRHLTAKSHGRVNNVFDHFSDCDFLAALYNPFGNFKPHLQKLCDGINKMLDEENI
- the TNFAIP8 gene encoding tumor necrosis factor alpha-induced protein 8 isoform X3, which translates into the protein MSETEVATDVFNSKNLAVQAQKKILGKMVSKSIATTLIDDTSSEVLDELYRVTKEYTQNKKEAEKIIKNLIKTVIKLAILYRNNQFNQDELALMEKFKKKVHQLAMTVVSFHQVDYTFDRNVLSRLLNECREMLHQIIQRHLTAKSHGRVNNVFDHFSDCDFLAALYNPFGNFKPHLQKLCDGINKMLDEENI
- the TNFAIP8 gene encoding tumor necrosis factor alpha-induced protein 8 isoform X1, with the protein product MVSKSIATTLIDDTSSEVLDELYRVTKEYTQNKKEAEKIIKNLIKTVIKLAILYRNNQFNQDELALMEKFKKKVHQLAMTVVSFHQVDYTFDRNVLSRLLNECREMLHQIIQRHLTAKSHGRVNNVFDHFSDCDFLAALYNPFGNFKPHLQKLCDGINKMLDEENI